The DNA segment CGCGGTCGAGCGCGAAGCCCGCCTGGTTGAAGCCCATGCCGCATCGGTCGAGCTGGGCCCGTACCGCCACTTCATGCAGAAGGAAATCTTCGAACAGCCGCGCGCGCTGGGCGACACGCTGGAAGGCGTGGAAAGCATCACGCCGGCGCTGTTCGGCGACAAGGCCGCCGAGGTCTTTGCCGGTGTCGACAGCGTGCTGATCCTGGCGTGCGGCACCAGCTACTACTCCGGCTGCACGGCCAAGTACTGGCTCGAAAGCATCGCCAAGATCCCGACCCAGGTCGAGGTCGCCAGCGAATACCGCTACCGCGAAACCGTGCCGAACCCGCGCGCCCTGGTGGTGGTGATCTCGCAGTCGGGCGAAACCGCCGACACCATGGCCGCGATGCGCCACGCGCGCGCGCTGGGCCATGTGCACACGCTGGCCGTCTGCAACGTCGCCACCAGCGCCATGGTGCGCGAGACCGAGCTGCGCTTCCTGACCCGCGCCGGCACCGAGATCGGCGTGGCCTCGACCAAGGCCTTCACCACGCAGCTGGCCGCGCTGTACATGCTGACGCTGTCGCTGGCCAAGGTGCGCGGCCTGCTGACCGAGGAAGCCGAAGCCAGGGACCTGGCCAACCTGCGCCACCTGCCGGCCGCGCTGCACGGCGTGCTGGCGCTGGAGCCGCAGATCATCGCCTGGTCCGAAGACTTCGCGCGCCGCGAGAACGCGCTGTTCCTGGGCCGTGGCCTGCACTATCCGATCGCGCTCGAAGGCGCGCTCAAGCTCAAGGAAATCTCGTACATCCACGCCGAGGCCTATCCGGCCGGCGAACTGAAGCACGGCCCGCTGGCGCTGGTTACCGAAGCGATGCCGGTGGTCACCGTCGCCCCCAACGACGCGCTGCTGGAAAAGCTGAAGTCCAACATCCAGGAAGTGCGCGCGCGCGGCGGCCGGCTCTATGTGTTTGCCGACAGCGATACGCAGATCCAGTCGTCGGACGGCATCCAGGTGATCCGCATGCCCGAGCACTATGGCGACCTGTCGCCGATCCTGCACGTGGTGCCGCTGCAGCTGCTGGCGTATCACACGGCTTGCGCGCGCGGTACTGACGTCGACAAGCCGCGCAACCTCGCCAAGTCGGTGACGGTGGAGTAAGGTCGCGACAGCAGGTTGAGTGCCATAAAAAGGAAGAGCCGGCCCTCATTGGCCGGCTCTTTTTTTGTCAAAGCCATTCGTGCTCCATGGCGTTTCGACCGTAGGGCGCAGGGGCTGCAAAGGGCAGCCCCTGGTTCGCCGTTACTCAAACACCCTGACCTTGCGAGGTGATCCGGCGGTTTCAGGTCCGCGCGGGCTGCGCGAGCCGTCGTAGTTCTCCTCGCCCATGGCCAGGCGGCCACCGCCCACGCTGAACTGGTCGCCGAGCTGGCGAACCACTTCTTCAGCCAGCGAGCGCGACACGGCCTGCATCACCCGTGCCTTGTTGGGCGTCAGCGCGGCGCCGGATGACCAGATCTTGTTGTCATTGCCTTCGCCAACGGCCGAGAACGCGGCACGCACTTCCATGGTCCGGGTGTTGATGAGGCTGAATTCAGCGCCGACTTCCAGGCTGTAAAGCAGCATCGAGTTGCGCGTGTGCTGCACCGGCTGTACGTCGTTACGCCACTCCAGGCTGTTGACTACGCCGAAGAGCACATAGTCCGCGCCGGCGAAATCGCCCTGGCGGATGCGCTCGCGGACATTGAAGAGCGCCTCGGAAGGGTCGCCGGTGTACTGCCTGGCCTGTACGACCCGTATCGCGCCACTGCTGACGAGTTGTCCCTTGATGTCAGCGGTGAAGCGGCGCAATTCGCCGTATTCGATGCGCGTGAGTTCACCGGATGCCTTCACAAAAGCCGACTCGCTGGATGACGAGTGGTTTGCGTGGCCATTCGACGACCCCATGCCGCCGCTGTAGTTCATTGCCCCGCTGTTGTGGGACTTCCGGTAGCCGGACTCATAAGAGAACGCTTCCCGGATGGTGTCCTTATAGGCCAGGTCTGCAACGGCGACCTTCACCTGGGCGATGGCCCCGGAGCAGGCCAGGGCGGCGACTGCCGCGGTCAGGAAACGTAGCATCGCAGCCTCGCTCAACGATACGACGTCTTGCGGATTTCCTTCTCGTCAGCCCACTCCAGCATGCCGGACTCGTTGTCCACCAGCGTCAGGTTGAACAGGTAGTACACGTCCTTCACGTTCGAGGTGCGCTTGGTGATGGACGTGATGTTGCCCTCGAGCCGGTACCTGGCTGCCTGCATCTGGCCCATGCGGGCCTTGCCACTGTTCTTGTACAGGCCCGTCTGGTTCTGCCGCTGCAGTTCATCCACCTGGCCCTGCATGTCCACGCCCGCGGTAGCAAAGCGCACCGAACCGCTCTTGAGCAGCTGGTTGCGGATCTTCTCCGTGATGGCGCGGGTGTCGATGTATTCGCCCGTCTTGTTCTTGACCTCGGCCAGCGTGACAACCGGCGCCTCGCGCGGCGCAGTGATGGGGCGCGATTGCAGCAGCGAGCGCGTCATGGCTTCGGCAATCGTCTGCAGGTCGGTAGAGCCGAATTCATTGGTCAGGGCCTCGACGGCCCTGGCGTCGCCATACTGGACGTTGCCATCCATGCGCGGGCCGGCAACGGTGGTACAACCGCCCAGCAGCGCACCGGCGGCGAGCAACGCGAGAATAGGAGAACGAGCAAAAATCGGATGCATGACTGGATTTCCTTGATGAGTCTTCGGGTAAGGCAAAGGCTGTATGGCGGGTGAGGCTGGCTGTCGTTACCTCGACGGGCCGAACAGCGACGCGGTGTTGTCGACAGCGTGCAGTTCAATGCGGAAGTCTGTCGCCGCACGGGTGGGCGCCAGGGACTGGATGTCGGTGGACTGCACGCCATGCAGCATGACCGGCTTCCAGGCTTCGTCTTCCCACACGCTCATCTGGTCCTGGTCAAGCCATTTGAAGCGATAGGCGAAGTGCTGTGGGTCCGTCGAAGTATTGGCGAACTGCGCCTGTACCAGCAGCCGGCCGTTGCGTTCCACGGCGCGAAGCGCGCTCACGCGGATCTTGTTCGCTTCGCCAAGCTGTACCACCCTGGATGCAATGGTTTCGGCGTGTGCCAGGCCTGGCAGCAGCGCGCTTGCACCCGACAGGGCCAATGCCGCCACGGCAGATACGGAGAAGTTGCGGAATAGGTGGTTCATTCTTCAGGGTGCATCAGACGTGCAAAAGGCCGGCACAGGGCCAGCCAGGATTTGAGGCCGCGACGCGCGCGGCCTCGTTCGAAAAGTCAACTTAAGGCCTTACTGTCCTTTTGCCGCGCCCTTGGACGCCACCGTGGTACTGGCGCGGCGCGCATTGCGCTTGGCGGGCTCGGGCTTGGCTGGCGCGGCAGCAACCAGCCCAGCCCCTGGCTGCGAAACCAGCGCGCTGAGGTCGCTATTGCCCAACGGGCGCAGGACCACGAGTGCATAGGTGCCGTCGACCTTGACCTCCTGGCGGAAGGTACCTTGCGGCGTGGTGAACGACACCGGCAATGCGCCGCTGGGTACCACGGCGCGCGCCAGCGAGATGTTGGCCGGCAGCGTGCGCCATTGGCGCGTGTCTGCGCTCTCCGTGGCGGCGCTGGTCAGGCCAACCGCAAGGCTCATCAGGGAGCCGAAGGCGCCGCCATTGCGCTGCAGCGCCTCCTGAGCGGCGCCGGACACAACCATGCGAACCATGCTGCGCGCTACCGCCCCGGGCATCTCGTCCTTCAGCGCACGGCGAGCCATGGCATCCAGGCTGGTGACCATGGCCGCGGGCACGGAAGCATCGCCGACCTTGATCGAGGTCGGGATGAAGGTGTCTTTAGCCGGACGAATCACAGGATAAGAGGTGGACAGCAGCTTCACCCCCGCCCCGATCGGCACAGGCAGCGTGATCTTCACGGTTTCCCGCGCCGGCATGCTTCCGGACTCGATGACGAACAGCACGTCGGTCTTGCCGGCCGGCACACGCTTGCTGGTGGCAACGCCTTCCAGGCCCTTCTGCAGCATCGGTACGTCAGGGCGCAGCTCGATAGCCTGCCGATAGCCCGCCGTGGCAAGGCTGGGCTCGTTCAGCGCCTCGAAGACGAAGCCGGCCAGGTAATGCGATGCAGCGCTCTGGTAGGCATTGCGCAGGCCGGTCACTTCGGGGTCGTCGAAGATCTCGACCGGATACCCCTTGATGTCCTTGAGCTTGACTTCAGTGTCCTTCGCCCCTTTCTCTTCCGCCGCATCCTTGAGTGCCTGCACCTCCTTCTCGCGCAGGGAGGCAATCAATGTCTCGCGCTCGTACATGCGCCGGATTTCGATACGTGCGTCGTCCCAGCGGCCAGCCATCAAATGGTTCTGTGCCAGCCGGGTGCTGAGCATGACTTTCTCGTAGTCCTGCCCGTCATAGCGGTTGAACGACTCCGAAAGCAATGCGGCGCCGAGCTCGCCAGCGCTCTTGGTCAGCTTGCTCCGGCTATCCTCTTCCCATACCTGGATCTTTTCGGTCGCCTTGAACCATGCGTCGGTACTTGGCTTCAACCCGTCCTTGCGCAGGCGCATCAACTCGCCGCGCTCCAGGAAATACAGCAGGTCCAGGTCTTCCGGCTTGACCCCCTCATGGGCCTTGTCATGGGCTGCGATGGCGGTCTCGATGCCCCCTGCGCGAAAACTATCGGAAGTCGCGGCTACACGGTTTCCATAGTTCTGCGCGCAAGCGCCAAGCAAAGTGGCGCCGCACACGAGCGCCGTCGTGCGAAGAGTTGCTCCCCACATTTTTGATATTTCCCCGTATCGTTTTGGTTTTAAGCGGGGACTGAACTGCTTTGACCGCCCCGCACCGCCTATATCGACAGGCGCGCGTGCGCTCTTGAGAGCGTCTGGACGTGCCTGTTGTCAGCGGCGGCAGGAGCATAGCGTGCACCAAGGGGATTCGACAATAACCGGTTCATGGTATTGCCGCGGGGAATGTTCAGGCTGGGATTGGCCAGTGAGTTGGGATCGTACTCGCCGGTCGGCGCCCAGATGGTCAGGCTCAGCGCCACATGCCCGGTCTTGGAGAAGTGGTAGCCCGCGATCAGCGGCGTGAAATAGATGTCGAAGAGGTCGCCGCCGTGTCCTGCGAAAGTTTCTAGCGAACCGGGACGATGCTCGCCCCCGCCCCCGGGTAGCCCGCCAGCGCCGCTTGCACCTCCGCCACGAACGCGCGCGTCGCCGGCGACGGGGTATGCCCGGCCAGCGACACAATGCCGTACTGCGCGCGCAGGTCGTGGGGCGGGCGCATCCGCAGCGGCACCGCCGCGCCCCGCGCGCAGGCCTCGGCCATCATCGCCACCGGCACCAGCGCGACCGCGTCACCGGACAGCATCAGCGCGCGCAACGCGTGCATGTCATTGCAGGTGACGGTGAGCAGGCCGGTGCTGTCGTCCCCGGGCGTGCCGTCGCCTGCCGCCTGCAGCGCCTCGCGGAAGTACTGCTGGATACGCGCCGGCAGCCTCGGGCCTGCCACCGGGTAGTCGCGCAGCGCGGCGAGGCTGATGTCGTGCTGCTGCGCCAGCGGGTGCGCCGCGCGTACGAAGACGCCGGTTTCCAGCGCCGGCAGGCGCTCGATCTGCAGGTGGCCGAGCGGCGCCAGGCTGCGGCTTTCGCCGACAAAGACATCGAGCCGTTCTGCTTCCAGCGCGCGCAGCATGGTGGTGGTGTCGGCGGTTTCCACGTCGATGCGCAGGCGCGGGTAGCGCCGCACCAGCGCTTCCAGCACCGGGTCGAGCAGGAACGATGCCGCGAACGGTCCGAAGCCGGCGCGGATCTCGCCGATCTCCACATCGTCCAGCAACTGCAGGTCGCGGCGCAGTTCGCGGCTTTCGCGCAGCATGCGGCGCGCGCGCTCGAGCACCAGCGTGCCGGCGGCGGTGGGGCGAACCTTGCCGTAGCTGCGGTCGACCAGTGTGCCGAGGTCGGCCTCCAGCGCCTGGATGCTGCGCGTCAGTGCCGGCTGCGACAGGTGCAGCGCCGCGGCCGCGCGCGCGAAGCTGCCCTGTTCCACCAGGGTGACGAAGTGATGCAGCTGTCGCAGGCCCATTGATCTAACTGTTTATGCATCGAAACCTGAAAAATATTGCATTGGACGTACTTTCTCAAGCCCGCTACCGTTGTCCTTCAAAACCATAAAGACGATCTGGAGACGACATGAAACGACGCGCATGGCTCGCGCTCGCAGTCAGCGGGCTTTCGCTCAGCCTCGGGCTGCCGGCCGCGGCACAGACCTATCCGGCCAAGCCGATCCGCCTGGTGGTGCCCTACGTGGCCGGCGGCGGCACCGACACCATCGCCCGCGCCATGGGCGAGAAACTCAGCAAGCGGCTGGGCCAGCCGGTCGTGGTGGAGAACAAGGCCGGCGCCTCCGGCATCATCGGCACCGATGCCGTGGCCAAGGCTGCGCCTGACGGCTACACGCTGCTGATGACGCTGACGCAGTCGGTACTGACCAACCAGTTCCTGTTCGACAAGCTGCCGTACGACCCGCGCAAGGACCTGACCATGATCAGCGTGCTGGCCGACGCGCAACTGGTGCTGGTGGCGCACCCGTCGGTGCCGGCACGCACGCCGCGCGAGCTGGGCGACTATGCGCGCGCCCAGGCCGGCAAGGCTACCTATGCCTCATGGGGCGTGGGATCGCTGTCGCACCTGAGCGGCGCCTACCTCAGCAAGCTCACGCGCGGCAACGCCACGCACGTGCCCTACAAGGGCGAGGC comes from the Cupriavidus sp. P-10 genome and includes:
- the glmS gene encoding glutamine--fructose-6-phosphate transaminase (isomerizing) gives rise to the protein MCGIVGAVSTRNIVPVLIEGLRRLEYRGYDSCGVAVVRDDAVERARTVSRVADLDAQTQASGLSGLTGVAHTRWATHGRPDTVNAHPHLSGETIALVHNGIIENYEPLREELRAVGYGFESQTDTEVVAHLIHQAYSYPSSATRGDLFGSVRAVTKRLHGAYAIAVFAKDQPGVVVGARAGSPLVVALGENEAFLASDALAVAGTANRIIYLEEGDVVEISLDGVVIHDAQDHAVEREARLVEAHAASVELGPYRHFMQKEIFEQPRALGDTLEGVESITPALFGDKAAEVFAGVDSVLILACGTSYYSGCTAKYWLESIAKIPTQVEVASEYRYRETVPNPRALVVVISQSGETADTMAAMRHARALGHVHTLAVCNVATSAMVRETELRFLTRAGTEIGVASTKAFTTQLAALYMLTLSLAKVRGLLTEEAEARDLANLRHLPAALHGVLALEPQIIAWSEDFARRENALFLGRGLHYPIALEGALKLKEISYIHAEAYPAGELKHGPLALVTEAMPVVTVAPNDALLEKLKSNIQEVRARGGRLYVFADSDTQIQSSDGIQVIRMPEHYGDLSPILHVVPLQLLAYHTACARGTDVDKPRNLAKSVTVE
- the lpoB gene encoding penicillin-binding protein activator LpoB — protein: MHPIFARSPILALLAAGALLGGCTTVAGPRMDGNVQYGDARAVEALTNEFGSTDLQTIAEAMTRSLLQSRPITAPREAPVVTLAEVKNKTGEYIDTRAITEKIRNQLLKSGSVRFATAGVDMQGQVDELQRQNQTGLYKNSGKARMGQMQAARYRLEGNITSITKRTSNVKDVYYLFNLTLVDNESGMLEWADEKEIRKTSYR
- a CDS encoding YcfL family protein, with the protein product MNHLFRNFSVSAVAALALSGASALLPGLAHAETIASRVVQLGEANKIRVSALRAVERNGRLLVQAQFANTSTDPQHFAYRFKWLDQDQMSVWEDEAWKPVMLHGVQSTDIQSLAPTRAATDFRIELHAVDNTASLFGPSR
- a CDS encoding COG3014 family protein — its product is MWGATLRTTALVCGATLLGACAQNYGNRVAATSDSFRAGGIETAIAAHDKAHEGVKPEDLDLLYFLERGELMRLRKDGLKPSTDAWFKATEKIQVWEEDSRSKLTKSAGELGAALLSESFNRYDGQDYEKVMLSTRLAQNHLMAGRWDDARIEIRRMYERETLIASLREKEVQALKDAAEEKGAKDTEVKLKDIKGYPVEIFDDPEVTGLRNAYQSAASHYLAGFVFEALNEPSLATAGYRQAIELRPDVPMLQKGLEGVATSKRVPAGKTDVLFVIESGSMPARETVKITLPVPIGAGVKLLSTSYPVIRPAKDTFIPTSIKVGDASVPAAMVTSLDAMARRALKDEMPGAVARSMVRMVVSGAAQEALQRNGGAFGSLMSLAVGLTSAATESADTRQWRTLPANISLARAVVPSGALPVSFTTPQGTFRQEVKVDGTYALVVLRPLGNSDLSALVSQPGAGLVAAAPAKPEPAKRNARRASTTVASKGAAKGQ
- a CDS encoding LysR family transcriptional regulator → MGLRQLHHFVTLVEQGSFARAAAALHLSQPALTRSIQALEADLGTLVDRSYGKVRPTAAGTLVLERARRMLRESRELRRDLQLLDDVEIGEIRAGFGPFAASFLLDPVLEALVRRYPRLRIDVETADTTTMLRALEAERLDVFVGESRSLAPLGHLQIERLPALETGVFVRAAHPLAQQHDISLAALRDYPVAGPRLPARIQQYFREALQAAGDGTPGDDSTGLLTVTCNDMHALRALMLSGDAVALVPVAMMAEACARGAAVPLRMRPPHDLRAQYGIVSLAGHTPSPATRAFVAEVQAALAGYPGAGASIVPVR
- a CDS encoding Bug family tripartite tricarboxylate transporter substrate binding protein; translated protein: MKRRAWLALAVSGLSLSLGLPAAAQTYPAKPIRLVVPYVAGGGTDTIARAMGEKLSKRLGQPVVVENKAGASGIIGTDAVAKAAPDGYTLLMTLTQSVLTNQFLFDKLPYDPRKDLTMISVLADAQLVLVAHPSVPARTPRELGDYARAQAGKATYASWGVGSLSHLSGAYLSKLTRGNATHVPYKGEAPMLQDLLGGQVQFGFASILTAKPYIESGKLKALAVTGTQRSSALPAMPTFAELGMQDSAFKTVGWIGLVAPVGVPAPILAKLESEVKAILQTPDMQARMVALGLRPVGSSPAEAQALYARDWPVLKTLVADSGARLD